In Clostridium swellfunianum, a genomic segment contains:
- a CDS encoding N-acetylmuramoyl-L-alanine amidase: MKKIQTILLFIVLLIIPINSIRAAEKTANDYYEIIKKYADEQPYQALIVLKEANAAYPEDQRFINGIKERTLTIANWSQGSHERGNYLGSIYGYDTIIDTKAAPQYVRDFAVRQKALASDNKGILSLNDYMSLLSKYNEYQPYDLLRIYSEAQVGYPNDNRLKDGINKNSNTILEWSIGSHQRKNYEAAIYGYNTIVNAPDSVYKEVKDKAILLMGYAKQGKEYYTADEYYVMTQKIDQDHPYDALSLSVRANRAYPKDKRFINLINSSAATILEWSIGSHSNNNFEGAIYGYDTIKDISLLPQYIKNFAIRQAKQAVNHKPVMTADEYNSIAMQYDSTEPYKLLKIYNEALVGYPKNEKFKEELSKSAKTILEWSNGSHSRFSFGAAIYGYDTIINSYAPAYMKKYAERHKLNAEQKKLPLTLEEYLYLVKQTSINTPYELLIISNESLISYPNEDRFITAVNDAASIILDWSIGSHIRGNYSSAIYGYKCILDASYINDTIRMKAIKNIEMAQKGIYSIIGNKTIVLDAGHNFGGDDGAYGNGYAERTLNMQVVMELQNILQENGVKTILTRKPGEETYESAGESLAQRATIANESNADLFLSIHHDSNDDSRANGTSAFYSSFRNQLDTSDVYVEITDTVNIRRGSPAAQVIAVAKPGERYAYISEQDKGFLINYKGTQAWVSNGYSRAYDPTPSEAAKLSKNIAETISENISSLGLRNRGITDRNLYVTRSTIMPSVLVEVGFISNTQEINKIAQPSFQKQVAMKIWNAIVSIFKV, translated from the coding sequence ATGAAAAAAATACAGACTATACTATTGTTCATAGTATTATTAATAATACCTATAAATAGTATTCGTGCGGCAGAAAAAACTGCTAATGATTACTATGAGATAATAAAAAAATATGCAGATGAACAACCATACCAGGCTTTAATAGTTCTGAAAGAGGCAAATGCTGCATACCCTGAAGATCAAAGATTTATTAATGGAATAAAAGAAAGAACACTAACTATTGCAAACTGGAGTCAAGGAAGCCATGAAAGAGGAAATTATTTAGGATCAATATATGGTTATGATACTATTATTGATACTAAGGCTGCACCACAATACGTTAGAGATTTTGCTGTTAGACAAAAAGCATTGGCATCAGACAATAAAGGTATACTTTCTTTAAATGACTATATGTCGCTACTGTCTAAGTACAATGAATATCAACCATATGATCTTCTTAGAATTTATAGTGAAGCACAAGTTGGATATCCTAATGATAACAGGTTAAAAGACGGAATAAATAAAAATTCAAATACTATATTAGAGTGGAGTATAGGAAGCCACCAAAGGAAAAATTATGAGGCCGCAATATATGGATATAATACTATTGTAAATGCGCCTGATAGCGTTTATAAAGAAGTAAAGGATAAAGCGATTTTACTAATGGGATATGCAAAACAAGGAAAAGAGTATTATACTGCAGATGAATATTATGTGATGACTCAAAAGATAGACCAGGACCACCCATATGATGCATTAAGTCTAAGTGTAAGAGCAAATAGGGCATATCCTAAGGATAAAAGATTTATTAATTTAATTAATTCTAGTGCTGCTACAATTTTAGAGTGGAGCATAGGAAGCCATTCAAATAATAATTTTGAAGGTGCAATTTATGGGTATGATACAATAAAGGATATTTCCTTATTACCTCAATATATAAAAAATTTTGCTATTAGACAAGCTAAACAGGCAGTTAATCATAAACCAGTTATGACTGCAGATGAGTATAACAGTATAGCAATGCAATATGATAGCACAGAGCCTTACAAATTGTTAAAAATTTATAACGAAGCACTAGTAGGTTATCCTAAAAATGAAAAGTTTAAAGAAGAACTTTCCAAAAGTGCTAAGACAATACTGGAATGGAGCAATGGAAGTCACAGCAGGTTCTCCTTTGGGGCTGCAATTTATGGTTATGATACAATAATAAATTCTTATGCGCCAGCATACATGAAAAAATATGCAGAGAGACATAAGTTAAACGCAGAACAAAAGAAATTACCTTTAACTCTAGAAGAGTATTTATATTTAGTAAAACAAACCTCAATAAATACACCCTATGAACTCTTGATTATAAGTAATGAATCGTTAATAAGTTATCCAAATGAAGATAGATTTATTACAGCTGTAAATGATGCTGCTAGCATTATATTAGACTGGAGTATTGGCAGTCATATTAGAGGAAACTATAGCTCAGCAATATATGGATATAAATGCATATTAGATGCCTCATATATTAATGATACAATAAGAATGAAAGCAATTAAAAATATAGAAATGGCCCAAAAGGGAATATATAGTATTATAGGAAATAAAACAATTGTACTAGATGCAGGACATAATTTCGGTGGAGATGATGGTGCGTATGGCAATGGGTATGCTGAAAGAACCTTAAACATGCAAGTAGTAATGGAATTGCAAAACATACTTCAGGAAAATGGAGTTAAAACAATACTTACTAGAAAACCTGGAGAGGAAACTTACGAAAGTGCAGGAGAAAGTCTTGCACAGCGAGCTACAATTGCAAATGAATCTAATGCAGATCTATTCTTGAGTATACATCATGATAGCAACGATGATTCAAGAGCAAATGGCACTTCAGCCTTCTATAGCTCTTTTAGAAATCAATTGGACACTAGTGATGTATATGTAGAAATTACTGACACAGTAAATATAAGAAGGGGTAGTCCAGCAGCTCAGGTAATAGCTGTTGCTAAGCCTGGAGAGAGATATGCATATATTTCAGAGCAGGACAAGGGGTTTTTAATCAATTATAAAGGCACACAAGCTTGGGTTAGCAATGGTTACAGCAGAGCTTATGACCCTACTCCTTCAGAGGCTGCAAAATTAAGTAAAAATATTGCAGAAACTATTTCAGAAAATATAAGTTCACTTGGGTTAAGAAATAGAGGGATAACAGATAGGAATTTATACGTTACAAGAAGCACTATCATGCCATCAGTATTAGTAGAAGTGGGTTTTATTTCAAATACACAAGAAATAAACAAAATTGCTCAACCAAGTTTTCAAAAACAAGTGGCTATGAAAATCTGGAACGCTATTGTAAGTATATTTAAAGTATAA